In Oncorhynchus tshawytscha isolate Ot180627B linkage group LG23, Otsh_v2.0, whole genome shotgun sequence, the following proteins share a genomic window:
- the LOC112222930 gene encoding uncharacterized protein LOC112222930 isoform X4: MKDVIILSLLGILGMGRCSKDELVNVALRGKAAQSSTSYGGTAKRAIDGIWNPTYEYDSCSHTSGETSPWWRVDLLETYQVTSVTITNRDTLAERINGAEIRIGNSLENDGNSNPRCALISSIPAGGSTTFQCHGMQGQYVNVFLRGYMQYLTLCEVEVNAHPAPIEEMGPTQASELNLIVPVTDNVALKKTTRQSSQYSYMGGSNNAVDGRRLSMYKDKSCSRTKSQVNPWWRVDLQRAYNVTSITVTNIEDVDPEMIDGAEIHIGNSLRNNGNSNPLCAVISSYPAWEVMTFQCSGIEGRYVNVFLPGCNKHLSLCEVEVNVGSRPDMEEHLSSDRRVQDMKRGQDILCPDHTTRYENAATGGIASQSSQWDMFGDANNAIDLSWTNRYLKGSCSHTKAEVDPWWRVDLSKTHNVTDVTITNRGDCCSDRISGAEIHVGDSLFNNGNSNPLCARIPYIPAGQSRTFPCGGISGRYVNILLPGKEKYLTLCEVEVQASTFQAGLPSTAPETAVTAPNLNLAWLWDLLISLRRPAIRKEETYNQNNTDEETFDHEKISFESQRPVDTVPENLVSGGIEVHSSQYDNHGAASNATDRKRNPLYHAGSCSHTEAETNPWWRVDLLDTYQVTFVTITNRGDCCLHKINGAEIRIGNSLENNGTTNPLCAVISEMREGQPMDIPCNMEGHYVTIVLPGREKYLALCEVEVYGEK; this comes from the exons ATGAAAGACGTAATTATACTCTCCCTGCTGGGGATTCTGGGAATGGGAAGGTGCTCTAAAGATGAATTAG TGAATGTTGCTCTGAGGGGCAAAGCAGCCCAATCATCCACATCCTATGGAGGCACTGCAAAAAGAGCCATTGATGGAATATGGAACCCAACTTACGAATATGACTCCTGCAGCCACACTTCGGGAGAGACCAGCCCCTGGTGGAGGGTGGACCTGCTGGAGACCTACCAAGTCACCTCCGTCACCATCACCAACAGAGATACTTTAGCAGAGAGGATCAATGGGGCTGAGATCCGCATTGGAAATTCCCTGGAAAACGATGGCAACAGTAACCCCAG GTGTGCGTTGATATCCTCCATCCCCGCAGGGGGCTCCACCACATTTCAATGCCACGGGATGCAGGGGCAATATGTCAATGTGTTCCTCAGAGGATACATGCAATATCTGACCCTGTGTGAGGTGGAGGTGAATGCTCATCCTGCTCCTATTG AAGAAATGGGACCAACTCAAGCTTCAGAACTCAACTTAATTGTTCCTGTTACAG ACAATGTTGCCTTAAAGAAAACGACTCGCCAATCCTCCCAGTACTCCTACATGGGGGGCTCTAACAATGCCGTGGATGGAAGACGCCTCTCCATGTACAAAGACAAATCCTGCAGCCGCACCAAGTCCCAAGTCAACCCATGGTGGAGGGTGGACTTGCAGCGAGCTTACAACGTCACCTCCATAACAGTCACAAACATTGAAGACGTTGATCCAGAGATGATCGATGGTGCTGAAATCCACATTGGAAACTCGCTGCGGAATAATGGCAACAGCAATCCATT GTGCGCTGTGATCTCCTCATATCCCGCGTGGGAGGTCATGACCTTTCAGTGCAGTGGGATCGAGGGTCGCTATGTGAACGTTTTCTTGCCGGGCTGCAATAAACACCTGTCACTGTGTGAGGTGGAGGTGAATGTGGGCAGCCGTCCTG ATATGGAAGAACATCTTTCCTCTG ACAGGAGGGTGCAAGATATGAAGAGAGGGCAAGACATTCTATGCCCAGACCATACGACTCGATATG AGAATGCAGCCACTGGCGGGATAGCCAGTCAGTCGTCGCAGTGGGACATGTTTGGAGATGCCAACAATGCCATTGACCTGAGCTGGACCAACCGGTATCTGAAGGGGTCCTGCAGCCACACGAAAGCAGAGGTCGACCCCTGGTGGCGGGTGGACCTGAGCAAGACCCACAACGTCACCGACGTCACCATTACCAACAGAGGGGACTGCTGCTCAGACAGGATCAGTGGAGCAGAGATCCACGTTGGGGACTCACTGTTCAACAACGGCAATAGCAACCCACT GTGTGCCAGGATTCCATACATCCCTGCTGGGCAAAGCAGGACATTTCCGTGCGGTGGGATATCGGGGCGCTATGTCAACATTCTCCTCCCAGGAAAAGAGAAGTACTTGACTTTGTGTGAGGTGGAAGTGCAAGCAAGCACCTTTCAGGCAG GCCTGCCTTCAACTGCCCCCGAGACAGCAGTTACAGCTCCAAACCTAAACCTGGCCTGGTTGTGGGATCTTCTGATATCCCTCAGAAGGCCTGCTATTCGGAAAG AAGAGACCTATAATCAAAACAATACAGACGAAGAGACATTTGATCATGAGAAAATATCATTTGAGTCACAACGTCCCGTTGATACAGTGCCTG AGAATCTAGTCTCCGGTGGAATAGAGGTCCATTCCTCCCAGTATGACAACCACGGTGCTGCCAGCAATGCCACCGACAGGAAGCGTAACCCACTGTACCATGCTGGCTCCTGCAGCCACACGGAGGCAGAGACCAACCCCTGGTGGAGAGTGGACCTTTTGGACACATACCAAGTCACCTTTGTCACCATCACCAACAGAGGGGACTGCTGTCTCCACAAGATCAACGGGGCTGAGATCCGCATTGGAAACTCCCTGGAGAACAACGGCACGACCAATCCACT GTGTGCTGTGATCTCCGAGATGAGAGAAGGGCAGCCAATGGATATTCCATGTAACATGGAGGGACACTATGTCACTATCGTTCTCCCAGGCAGAGAGAAGTACCTGGCACTGTGCGAGGTAGAGGTGTATGGGGAAAAATGA
- the LOC112222930 gene encoding uncharacterized protein LOC112222930 isoform X1, with the protein MKDVIILSLLGILGMGRCSKDELVNVALRGKAAQSSTSYGGTAKRAIDGIWNPTYEYDSCSHTSGETSPWWRVDLLETYQVTSVTITNRDTLAERINGAEIRIGNSLENDGNSNPRCALISSIPAGGSTTFQCHGMQGQYVNVFLRGYMQYLTLCEVEVNAHPAPIEEMGPTQASELNLIVPVTDNVALKKTTRQSSQYSYMGGSNNAVDGRRLSMYKDKSCSRTKSQVNPWWRVDLQRAYNVTSITVTNIEDVDPEMIDGAEIHIGNSLRNNGNSNPLCAVISSYPAWEVMTFQCSGIEGRYVNVFLPGCNKHLSLCEVEVNVGSRPGEEQTLYDMEEHLSSDRRVQDMKRGQDILCPDHTTRYENAATGGIASQSSQWDMFGDANNAIDLSWTNRYLKGSCSHTKAEVDPWWRVDLSKTHNVTDVTITNRGDCCSDRISGAEIHVGDSLFNNGNSNPLCARIPYIPAGQSRTFPCGGISGRYVNILLPGKEKYLTLCEVEVQASTFQAGLPSTAPETAVTAPNLNLAWLWDLLISLRRPAIRKEETYNQNNTDEETFDHEKISFESQRPVDTVPENLVSGGIEVHSSQYDNHGAASNATDRKRNPLYHAGSCSHTEAETNPWWRVDLLDTYQVTFVTITNRGDCCLHKINGAEIRIGNSLENNGTTNPLCAVISEMREGQPMDIPCNMEGHYVTIVLPGREKYLALCEVEVYGEK; encoded by the exons ATGAAAGACGTAATTATACTCTCCCTGCTGGGGATTCTGGGAATGGGAAGGTGCTCTAAAGATGAATTAG TGAATGTTGCTCTGAGGGGCAAAGCAGCCCAATCATCCACATCCTATGGAGGCACTGCAAAAAGAGCCATTGATGGAATATGGAACCCAACTTACGAATATGACTCCTGCAGCCACACTTCGGGAGAGACCAGCCCCTGGTGGAGGGTGGACCTGCTGGAGACCTACCAAGTCACCTCCGTCACCATCACCAACAGAGATACTTTAGCAGAGAGGATCAATGGGGCTGAGATCCGCATTGGAAATTCCCTGGAAAACGATGGCAACAGTAACCCCAG GTGTGCGTTGATATCCTCCATCCCCGCAGGGGGCTCCACCACATTTCAATGCCACGGGATGCAGGGGCAATATGTCAATGTGTTCCTCAGAGGATACATGCAATATCTGACCCTGTGTGAGGTGGAGGTGAATGCTCATCCTGCTCCTATTG AAGAAATGGGACCAACTCAAGCTTCAGAACTCAACTTAATTGTTCCTGTTACAG ACAATGTTGCCTTAAAGAAAACGACTCGCCAATCCTCCCAGTACTCCTACATGGGGGGCTCTAACAATGCCGTGGATGGAAGACGCCTCTCCATGTACAAAGACAAATCCTGCAGCCGCACCAAGTCCCAAGTCAACCCATGGTGGAGGGTGGACTTGCAGCGAGCTTACAACGTCACCTCCATAACAGTCACAAACATTGAAGACGTTGATCCAGAGATGATCGATGGTGCTGAAATCCACATTGGAAACTCGCTGCGGAATAATGGCAACAGCAATCCATT GTGCGCTGTGATCTCCTCATATCCCGCGTGGGAGGTCATGACCTTTCAGTGCAGTGGGATCGAGGGTCGCTATGTGAACGTTTTCTTGCCGGGCTGCAATAAACACCTGTCACTGTGTGAGGTGGAGGTGAATGTGGGCAGCCGTCCTGGTGAGGAGCAGACATTATATG ATATGGAAGAACATCTTTCCTCTG ACAGGAGGGTGCAAGATATGAAGAGAGGGCAAGACATTCTATGCCCAGACCATACGACTCGATATG AGAATGCAGCCACTGGCGGGATAGCCAGTCAGTCGTCGCAGTGGGACATGTTTGGAGATGCCAACAATGCCATTGACCTGAGCTGGACCAACCGGTATCTGAAGGGGTCCTGCAGCCACACGAAAGCAGAGGTCGACCCCTGGTGGCGGGTGGACCTGAGCAAGACCCACAACGTCACCGACGTCACCATTACCAACAGAGGGGACTGCTGCTCAGACAGGATCAGTGGAGCAGAGATCCACGTTGGGGACTCACTGTTCAACAACGGCAATAGCAACCCACT GTGTGCCAGGATTCCATACATCCCTGCTGGGCAAAGCAGGACATTTCCGTGCGGTGGGATATCGGGGCGCTATGTCAACATTCTCCTCCCAGGAAAAGAGAAGTACTTGACTTTGTGTGAGGTGGAAGTGCAAGCAAGCACCTTTCAGGCAG GCCTGCCTTCAACTGCCCCCGAGACAGCAGTTACAGCTCCAAACCTAAACCTGGCCTGGTTGTGGGATCTTCTGATATCCCTCAGAAGGCCTGCTATTCGGAAAG AAGAGACCTATAATCAAAACAATACAGACGAAGAGACATTTGATCATGAGAAAATATCATTTGAGTCACAACGTCCCGTTGATACAGTGCCTG AGAATCTAGTCTCCGGTGGAATAGAGGTCCATTCCTCCCAGTATGACAACCACGGTGCTGCCAGCAATGCCACCGACAGGAAGCGTAACCCACTGTACCATGCTGGCTCCTGCAGCCACACGGAGGCAGAGACCAACCCCTGGTGGAGAGTGGACCTTTTGGACACATACCAAGTCACCTTTGTCACCATCACCAACAGAGGGGACTGCTGTCTCCACAAGATCAACGGGGCTGAGATCCGCATTGGAAACTCCCTGGAGAACAACGGCACGACCAATCCACT GTGTGCTGTGATCTCCGAGATGAGAGAAGGGCAGCCAATGGATATTCCATGTAACATGGAGGGACACTATGTCACTATCGTTCTCCCAGGCAGAGAGAAGTACCTGGCACTGTGCGAGGTAGAGGTGTATGGGGAAAAATGA
- the LOC112222930 gene encoding uncharacterized protein LOC112222930 isoform X2 yields MKDVIILSLLGILGMGRCSKDELVNVALRGKAAQSSTSYGGTAKRAIDGIWNPTYEYDSCSHTSGETSPWWRVDLLETYQVTSVTITNRDTLAERINGAEIRIGNSLENDGNSNPRCALISSIPAGGSTTFQCHGMQGQYVNVFLRGYMQYLTLCEVEVNAHPAPIEMGPTQASELNLIVPVTDNVALKKTTRQSSQYSYMGGSNNAVDGRRLSMYKDKSCSRTKSQVNPWWRVDLQRAYNVTSITVTNIEDVDPEMIDGAEIHIGNSLRNNGNSNPLCAVISSYPAWEVMTFQCSGIEGRYVNVFLPGCNKHLSLCEVEVNVGSRPGEEQTLYDMEEHLSSDRRVQDMKRGQDILCPDHTTRYENAATGGIASQSSQWDMFGDANNAIDLSWTNRYLKGSCSHTKAEVDPWWRVDLSKTHNVTDVTITNRGDCCSDRISGAEIHVGDSLFNNGNSNPLCARIPYIPAGQSRTFPCGGISGRYVNILLPGKEKYLTLCEVEVQASTFQAGLPSTAPETAVTAPNLNLAWLWDLLISLRRPAIRKEETYNQNNTDEETFDHEKISFESQRPVDTVPENLVSGGIEVHSSQYDNHGAASNATDRKRNPLYHAGSCSHTEAETNPWWRVDLLDTYQVTFVTITNRGDCCLHKINGAEIRIGNSLENNGTTNPLCAVISEMREGQPMDIPCNMEGHYVTIVLPGREKYLALCEVEVYGEK; encoded by the exons ATGAAAGACGTAATTATACTCTCCCTGCTGGGGATTCTGGGAATGGGAAGGTGCTCTAAAGATGAATTAG TGAATGTTGCTCTGAGGGGCAAAGCAGCCCAATCATCCACATCCTATGGAGGCACTGCAAAAAGAGCCATTGATGGAATATGGAACCCAACTTACGAATATGACTCCTGCAGCCACACTTCGGGAGAGACCAGCCCCTGGTGGAGGGTGGACCTGCTGGAGACCTACCAAGTCACCTCCGTCACCATCACCAACAGAGATACTTTAGCAGAGAGGATCAATGGGGCTGAGATCCGCATTGGAAATTCCCTGGAAAACGATGGCAACAGTAACCCCAG GTGTGCGTTGATATCCTCCATCCCCGCAGGGGGCTCCACCACATTTCAATGCCACGGGATGCAGGGGCAATATGTCAATGTGTTCCTCAGAGGATACATGCAATATCTGACCCTGTGTGAGGTGGAGGTGAATGCTCATCCTGCTCCTATTG AAATGGGACCAACTCAAGCTTCAGAACTCAACTTAATTGTTCCTGTTACAG ACAATGTTGCCTTAAAGAAAACGACTCGCCAATCCTCCCAGTACTCCTACATGGGGGGCTCTAACAATGCCGTGGATGGAAGACGCCTCTCCATGTACAAAGACAAATCCTGCAGCCGCACCAAGTCCCAAGTCAACCCATGGTGGAGGGTGGACTTGCAGCGAGCTTACAACGTCACCTCCATAACAGTCACAAACATTGAAGACGTTGATCCAGAGATGATCGATGGTGCTGAAATCCACATTGGAAACTCGCTGCGGAATAATGGCAACAGCAATCCATT GTGCGCTGTGATCTCCTCATATCCCGCGTGGGAGGTCATGACCTTTCAGTGCAGTGGGATCGAGGGTCGCTATGTGAACGTTTTCTTGCCGGGCTGCAATAAACACCTGTCACTGTGTGAGGTGGAGGTGAATGTGGGCAGCCGTCCTGGTGAGGAGCAGACATTATATG ATATGGAAGAACATCTTTCCTCTG ACAGGAGGGTGCAAGATATGAAGAGAGGGCAAGACATTCTATGCCCAGACCATACGACTCGATATG AGAATGCAGCCACTGGCGGGATAGCCAGTCAGTCGTCGCAGTGGGACATGTTTGGAGATGCCAACAATGCCATTGACCTGAGCTGGACCAACCGGTATCTGAAGGGGTCCTGCAGCCACACGAAAGCAGAGGTCGACCCCTGGTGGCGGGTGGACCTGAGCAAGACCCACAACGTCACCGACGTCACCATTACCAACAGAGGGGACTGCTGCTCAGACAGGATCAGTGGAGCAGAGATCCACGTTGGGGACTCACTGTTCAACAACGGCAATAGCAACCCACT GTGTGCCAGGATTCCATACATCCCTGCTGGGCAAAGCAGGACATTTCCGTGCGGTGGGATATCGGGGCGCTATGTCAACATTCTCCTCCCAGGAAAAGAGAAGTACTTGACTTTGTGTGAGGTGGAAGTGCAAGCAAGCACCTTTCAGGCAG GCCTGCCTTCAACTGCCCCCGAGACAGCAGTTACAGCTCCAAACCTAAACCTGGCCTGGTTGTGGGATCTTCTGATATCCCTCAGAAGGCCTGCTATTCGGAAAG AAGAGACCTATAATCAAAACAATACAGACGAAGAGACATTTGATCATGAGAAAATATCATTTGAGTCACAACGTCCCGTTGATACAGTGCCTG AGAATCTAGTCTCCGGTGGAATAGAGGTCCATTCCTCCCAGTATGACAACCACGGTGCTGCCAGCAATGCCACCGACAGGAAGCGTAACCCACTGTACCATGCTGGCTCCTGCAGCCACACGGAGGCAGAGACCAACCCCTGGTGGAGAGTGGACCTTTTGGACACATACCAAGTCACCTTTGTCACCATCACCAACAGAGGGGACTGCTGTCTCCACAAGATCAACGGGGCTGAGATCCGCATTGGAAACTCCCTGGAGAACAACGGCACGACCAATCCACT GTGTGCTGTGATCTCCGAGATGAGAGAAGGGCAGCCAATGGATATTCCATGTAACATGGAGGGACACTATGTCACTATCGTTCTCCCAGGCAGAGAGAAGTACCTGGCACTGTGCGAGGTAGAGGTGTATGGGGAAAAATGA
- the LOC112222930 gene encoding uncharacterized protein LOC112222930 isoform X3 gives MKDVIILSLLGILGMGRCSKDELVNVALRGKAAQSSTSYGGTAKRAIDGIWNPTYEYDSCSHTSGETSPWWRVDLLETYQVTSVTITNRDTLAERINGAEIRIGNSLENDGNSNPRCALISSIPAGGSTTFQCHGMQGQYVNVFLRGYMQYLTLCEVEVNAHPAPIEEMGPTQASELNLIVPVTDNVALKKTTRQSSQYSYMGGSNNAVDGRRLSMYKDKSCSRTKSQVNPWWRVDLQRAYNVTSITVTNIEDVDPEMIDGAEIHIGNSLRNNGNSNPLCAVISSYPAWEVMTFQCSGIEGRYVNVFLPGCNKHLSLCEVEVNVGSRPGEEQTLYDMEEHLSSDRRVQDMKRGQDILCPDHTTRYENAATGGIASQSSQWDMFGDANNAIDLSWTNRYLKGSCSHTKAEVDPWWRVDLSKTHNVTDVTITNRGDCCSDRISGAEIHVGDSLFNNGNSNPLCARIPYIPAGQSRTFPCGGISGRYVNILLPGKEKYLTLCEVEVQASTFQAGLPSTAPETAVTAPNLNLAWLWDLLISLRRPAIRKETYNQNNTDEETFDHEKISFESQRPVDTVPENLVSGGIEVHSSQYDNHGAASNATDRKRNPLYHAGSCSHTEAETNPWWRVDLLDTYQVTFVTITNRGDCCLHKINGAEIRIGNSLENNGTTNPLCAVISEMREGQPMDIPCNMEGHYVTIVLPGREKYLALCEVEVYGEK, from the exons ATGAAAGACGTAATTATACTCTCCCTGCTGGGGATTCTGGGAATGGGAAGGTGCTCTAAAGATGAATTAG TGAATGTTGCTCTGAGGGGCAAAGCAGCCCAATCATCCACATCCTATGGAGGCACTGCAAAAAGAGCCATTGATGGAATATGGAACCCAACTTACGAATATGACTCCTGCAGCCACACTTCGGGAGAGACCAGCCCCTGGTGGAGGGTGGACCTGCTGGAGACCTACCAAGTCACCTCCGTCACCATCACCAACAGAGATACTTTAGCAGAGAGGATCAATGGGGCTGAGATCCGCATTGGAAATTCCCTGGAAAACGATGGCAACAGTAACCCCAG GTGTGCGTTGATATCCTCCATCCCCGCAGGGGGCTCCACCACATTTCAATGCCACGGGATGCAGGGGCAATATGTCAATGTGTTCCTCAGAGGATACATGCAATATCTGACCCTGTGTGAGGTGGAGGTGAATGCTCATCCTGCTCCTATTG AAGAAATGGGACCAACTCAAGCTTCAGAACTCAACTTAATTGTTCCTGTTACAG ACAATGTTGCCTTAAAGAAAACGACTCGCCAATCCTCCCAGTACTCCTACATGGGGGGCTCTAACAATGCCGTGGATGGAAGACGCCTCTCCATGTACAAAGACAAATCCTGCAGCCGCACCAAGTCCCAAGTCAACCCATGGTGGAGGGTGGACTTGCAGCGAGCTTACAACGTCACCTCCATAACAGTCACAAACATTGAAGACGTTGATCCAGAGATGATCGATGGTGCTGAAATCCACATTGGAAACTCGCTGCGGAATAATGGCAACAGCAATCCATT GTGCGCTGTGATCTCCTCATATCCCGCGTGGGAGGTCATGACCTTTCAGTGCAGTGGGATCGAGGGTCGCTATGTGAACGTTTTCTTGCCGGGCTGCAATAAACACCTGTCACTGTGTGAGGTGGAGGTGAATGTGGGCAGCCGTCCTGGTGAGGAGCAGACATTATATG ATATGGAAGAACATCTTTCCTCTG ACAGGAGGGTGCAAGATATGAAGAGAGGGCAAGACATTCTATGCCCAGACCATACGACTCGATATG AGAATGCAGCCACTGGCGGGATAGCCAGTCAGTCGTCGCAGTGGGACATGTTTGGAGATGCCAACAATGCCATTGACCTGAGCTGGACCAACCGGTATCTGAAGGGGTCCTGCAGCCACACGAAAGCAGAGGTCGACCCCTGGTGGCGGGTGGACCTGAGCAAGACCCACAACGTCACCGACGTCACCATTACCAACAGAGGGGACTGCTGCTCAGACAGGATCAGTGGAGCAGAGATCCACGTTGGGGACTCACTGTTCAACAACGGCAATAGCAACCCACT GTGTGCCAGGATTCCATACATCCCTGCTGGGCAAAGCAGGACATTTCCGTGCGGTGGGATATCGGGGCGCTATGTCAACATTCTCCTCCCAGGAAAAGAGAAGTACTTGACTTTGTGTGAGGTGGAAGTGCAAGCAAGCACCTTTCAGGCAG GCCTGCCTTCAACTGCCCCCGAGACAGCAGTTACAGCTCCAAACCTAAACCTGGCCTGGTTGTGGGATCTTCTGATATCCCTCAGAAGGCCTGCTATTCGGAAAG AGACCTATAATCAAAACAATACAGACGAAGAGACATTTGATCATGAGAAAATATCATTTGAGTCACAACGTCCCGTTGATACAGTGCCTG AGAATCTAGTCTCCGGTGGAATAGAGGTCCATTCCTCCCAGTATGACAACCACGGTGCTGCCAGCAATGCCACCGACAGGAAGCGTAACCCACTGTACCATGCTGGCTCCTGCAGCCACACGGAGGCAGAGACCAACCCCTGGTGGAGAGTGGACCTTTTGGACACATACCAAGTCACCTTTGTCACCATCACCAACAGAGGGGACTGCTGTCTCCACAAGATCAACGGGGCTGAGATCCGCATTGGAAACTCCCTGGAGAACAACGGCACGACCAATCCACT GTGTGCTGTGATCTCCGAGATGAGAGAAGGGCAGCCAATGGATATTCCATGTAACATGGAGGGACACTATGTCACTATCGTTCTCCCAGGCAGAGAGAAGTACCTGGCACTGTGCGAGGTAGAGGTGTATGGGGAAAAATGA